A region of the Leptospira noumeaensis genome:
GCTGCGGAATCGCTTGGGCTTGTCGTGGGAAAAGACATAGAATACGTAGAGGCTTTTCAAGGAACTCCTGGTCGAGCAGAAGTAGTCAGGCTAGGAGGGCAATCCCAAGTCCCATTCCTTGTGGATGGCAATGTCCAGATGTATGAATCTGCCGACATCATCGCCTATTTAAGATCCAAATATTCTTAAAAAATCTTTTCTTTATGAATACAGTTCGAAATAAATTGCTTACGTTTCGGACGAAGCCTTCTTTACGCACATCTTACAACAAATATAGTATCATAGTTTTAGGATAAACCCATTGATCACTGGATCAATCGATCAATGAAAGCCCAGTAAATCTAAAATTTTATCCCCAACAAACCTTGGTTTGCCGGAGTATGGAAACTCATGGATATAAAGCACTGGATTGAAATTGATTTCTAGAATGGCGTAGGTTTTTACATTCGGTTTTGATTCAATCTGAGAAGAGATGATATCGATCCCACAAATCATAGCCCCAGCCGCTTTGGCCGCAGAGACAGCAATGGCTTTAAAATCCGGATGTACATTGTCCGTTACATCTAATGAATCCCCACCTGTAGAAATGTTGGAATTTTTTCTAAGAAAGATTTGTTCTCCTGAACTAGGAATGGATCCAAAATTTAAACCTTGGTCTTTTAGAATTTGTAATTCCACTTCCGACATTTGAATTTTTTCCAATGCGGTTTTATGGCCTTCGCCCCGTCTCGGGTCTTCATTCTTTTTTAAAATCAACTCCCGAATTGAACTTTTTCCATCCCCTGTCACGTTTGCCGGCACTCGGTTACAAACGGCGATCACTTCCTCCCCAAGAACTAAAAATCGATATTCAGGCCCTTCAATAAATTCTTCAATGATGATAGAATTAGAAAGTCCAAGAGCAATTTTTACAAAAGATGTAAACTTATCTAAACTATCTCCCGGTTCGGAGATTCCGATTCCTAGTCCAAAGTTGGTTGTCACAGGCTTTATCACTTTCTTTTTATCTAAAAAGAAAGTGTAGTCGGCAAGGGCTTCTTCCAAATTCGAATAATTTCGGCCAACGGGAACACGAATCCCATTTTCCTTTAACACAAGTTTAGAGGCGATTTTATTCTCCATAACGAGGTAGGTCATCAAACTATCGAGTCTTGTTTTACTTGCCTCCTTGACAAATTCAGAATGATTTCCTTGTATGAGCCGAAGGAAATTTTCCTTTCGGTCTACCATCTCAACTTGGATCCCGCGAGCTAATGCATCTCGAATGATGATCTGTGTGGAAATTTCTAAATCTTCAAAGCCAGAAGGTAATGGTTTTGTATCCGTCACTTCAAACCCCACTACAAAGTTTTAAGGGTTTGATTTGAATGGGTTTTTGATTTTTCTTTAAATTGCTGCCTTCTAAGTTTTCTATCTTTTGTTGTTCGTAAATGGATTGTTCACTTAAATCTTCATAATACTTCACAAGATTTGGTGGAAGTGGGTAATTCAGAAGTTCTTCTTTATGCAATTTAGCAAGAGTTAGTCCAAAGTCTCGAAAACTAGATTTATGAATTTCTAAATCAAGTTCAGACATAGTAGAACCAAGTTGGCTAGGATCATTCCATTTTTCCCAAAGACTTTCCCAGGCTTTGCTATAGGGGCCATTTGCATCATTGTCATCTAAAAGATCAGCGATAGGTTGGATTTCGACAAAAAGTTGGTATGTCAAATCCCGAAGGTTCATCTCTTCTCCGAGAAATTTAATTTTAGTTTCCTCTTTTCTACCGAACCAAGTGGTGACCTCTTGGTTTTTTCTCCAATCCGCCATTTCCACCAAATCAGCTTTAGGTGATTCATTCAACATACAATAAAGAAGAACCATATGTAAAAAATAGAGTCTATTTTCCTCGACACCGATCGCTGAAAATGGATCCAAATCTAGAAGTCTAATTTCTAAATACTCCACACCCCGTTCCACAAGAGCATCCACTACGCGTTCATCTCCTTTTGGAACCTGTTTTGGTCGAACAAGAGAATAGTATTCATTTTCCAATTGTAGGATATGGTCATTCAACTGGTTGGTTGGTTTTCCATTGAACGCTTTGTAAGGAGTGTAGGATTTGGAAACCACCTGACACATATCAGAAGCATATTCTTCTAAAGAATTTACAGAGATAGGATATTTTCCCTGTACTTTACTTGTATAACCAATACTAGATAGGCGAAGGGTTGTAGCAAAGTCTGATTTTAAAGTTTTAGAATCTCGTTTTTTGATTTGTTTGGATTCTTCCGTAAAAGTAACATCTGTTAAACTAGATGACCCAAATAAATACAATAAGGCAGGCGAAATTCTATAAAAGTTACGAATGGTATCAAAATAAATCTGCGATTTGGTTGTTGGAGCCAAAGGTTTTTTAAAACGTTTTTCAGAGACGACAGACAACATACAAGTGTCGAAAGAAATATTGTAATGCACTCCCGAAATGGTTTGCATCTTTTTTCCATACCTATGGCCCAGACCATTCCGATAGATGGTTTTTTTTCGACCTTCTATAGAAGTTCCATAGTTTCCTACTTCAATTTTGTTTTCTGTTGGTAAAACCGGAGGCATACTAAAAGGCCAAAGGTATTCGGAACCCAAGCGGCTTGCCGTAAAAGCATGTAACTCTGTGAGTTCTCGTAAGGCATCAGGAATGGATTTGTGAACATTCGTTGCATATTCAATTTGTGCTTCGGCAAAATCTGTTTTAATCAAAGGATGGGTCAGACTTGATCCGAGTGATTTGGGATGAGGAGTGGATGCCAGCTGAGATTTTCCATCTACCCTGGCACTTTCCCTCTCTAATCCATGTTTGGCGCTTAGCAAACAAGCTCTGTATTCTTCTGATAATAATGTACGTGTTGAATTTTTTTTAGTCGATGTTAATAACTTTGATTTCATGGTTTAAAAACCTAAAGGGACTCCTTCCCCTTTGGGATCGGACACGCCAATGAGGCGGTCACCCTCTCTCGTCACGGCAAATACTTTCGCACGATGCCTAATATATTGGACTTGATAAAATGGTAATTCCGATTGTGGAAAGGAGTCTTTTATTTCTGGATCTAAAAAAATCCGATCGGGTTGGAATTGATGGTGGATCCTAGGATAAGCTACACTTTCGTAAAGGCTTTCTTTCTGAATCAAATACCGGTAAAGAGTATTAAAAATAGAGGTTGGGATTTGGGAACCACCGGGGGCCCCAATCACCATTTTGGTTTTGCCTGCAGCGTCCAGAAGGATGGTCGGGCTCATACTGGAAAGTGGAGTTTTCCCTGGTTCTATGGCATTGGCCTTCGAACCCACAAGTCCATAGAGATTCGGAACACCTGGCGCCACAGCAAAATCGTCCATGGTATTGTTTAGAACAAGGCCAGTTCCTGGAACCATCTGGCCTGCTCCAAAAATTCCATTTACTGATTGGGTTGTGGATACTGCATTCCCATCTTTGTCCAAAATGGAGATATGAGTGGTATTGTAAGACTCTTGTTTTTGTTTTTCCTCTTTAGATTCGGGCCA
Encoded here:
- a CDS encoding glutathione S-transferase N-terminal domain-containing protein, with the protein product MIRLYQYDTCPYCQRVIRAAESLGLVVGKDIEYVEAFQGTPGRAEVVRLGGQSQVPFLVDGNVQMYESADIIAYLRSKYS
- the gshA gene encoding glutamate--cysteine ligase; translated protein: MKSKLLTSTKKNSTRTLLSEEYRACLLSAKHGLERESARVDGKSQLASTPHPKSLGSSLTHPLIKTDFAEAQIEYATNVHKSIPDALRELTELHAFTASRLGSEYLWPFSMPPVLPTENKIEVGNYGTSIEGRKKTIYRNGLGHRYGKKMQTISGVHYNISFDTCMLSVVSEKRFKKPLAPTTKSQIYFDTIRNFYRISPALLYLFGSSSLTDVTFTEESKQIKKRDSKTLKSDFATTLRLSSIGYTSKVQGKYPISVNSLEEYASDMCQVVSKSYTPYKAFNGKPTNQLNDHILQLENEYYSLVRPKQVPKGDERVVDALVERGVEYLEIRLLDLDPFSAIGVEENRLYFLHMVLLYCMLNESPKADLVEMADWRKNQEVTTWFGRKEETKIKFLGEEMNLRDLTYQLFVEIQPIADLLDDNDANGPYSKAWESLWEKWNDPSQLGSTMSELDLEIHKSSFRDFGLTLAKLHKEELLNYPLPPNLVKYYEDLSEQSIYEQQKIENLEGSNLKKNQKPIQIKPLKLCSGV
- the gshAB gene encoding bifunctional glutamate--cysteine ligase GshA/glutathione synthetase GshB; amino-acid sequence: MTDTKPLPSGFEDLEISTQIIIRDALARGIQVEMVDRKENFLRLIQGNHSEFVKEASKTRLDSLMTYLVMENKIASKLVLKENGIRVPVGRNYSNLEEALADYTFFLDKKKVIKPVTTNFGLGIGISEPGDSLDKFTSFVKIALGLSNSIIIEEFIEGPEYRFLVLGEEVIAVCNRVPANVTGDGKSSIRELILKKNEDPRRGEGHKTALEKIQMSEVELQILKDQGLNFGSIPSSGEQIFLRKNSNISTGGDSLDVTDNVHPDFKAIAVSAAKAAGAMICGIDIISSQIESKPNVKTYAILEINFNPVLYIHEFPYSGKPRFVGDKILDLLGFH